In Streptomyces sp. DG2A-72, one genomic interval encodes:
- the upp gene encoding uracil phosphoribosyltransferase: MRLHVVDHPLVAHKLTALRDQRTDSATFRRLADELVTLLAYEATRDVRTEQVDITTPVASTTGVRLSHPRPLVVPILRAGLGMLDGMVRLLPTAEVGFMGMVRDEETLQASTYATRMPEDLSGRQVYVLDPMLATGGTLVAAIQELIKRGADDVTAVVLLAAPEGVELMERELAGTPVTVVTASVDERLNEHGYIVPGLGDAGDRMYGAAE; encoded by the coding sequence ATGCGTCTCCACGTCGTCGACCACCCCCTGGTCGCCCACAAGCTCACCGCGCTGCGCGACCAGCGCACCGACTCCGCGACCTTCCGGCGGCTCGCCGACGAACTGGTCACCCTGCTCGCCTACGAGGCCACGCGCGACGTGCGCACCGAGCAGGTCGACATCACCACGCCGGTCGCCTCGACCACCGGCGTCAGGCTGTCCCACCCCCGCCCGCTGGTGGTGCCGATCCTGCGGGCCGGCCTCGGCATGCTGGACGGCATGGTCCGGCTGCTGCCGACCGCCGAGGTGGGCTTCATGGGCATGGTGCGTGACGAAGAGACGCTCCAGGCGTCCACGTACGCCACCCGGATGCCGGAGGACCTCTCCGGGCGCCAGGTGTACGTCCTCGACCCGATGCTGGCCACCGGCGGCACCCTGGTCGCGGCGATCCAGGAGCTGATCAAGCGCGGCGCGGACGACGTGACCGCCGTGGTGCTGCTCGCCGCGCCGGAAGGCGTCGAGCTCATGGAGCGCGAGCTGGCCGGCACGCCGGTGACGGTCGTGACGGCGTCGGTCGACGAGCGCCTCAACGAGCACGGCTACATCGTCCCGGGCCTGGGGGACGCGGGGGACCGGATGTACGGGGCCGCCGAGTAG
- a CDS encoding nucleoside deaminase has product MRLALDEAAHAVRGGDVPVGALVLSPDGTTVLATGHNEREATGDPTAHAEVLAIRRAAAKLGGAARSVSGKGGGGRRAGEWRLTGCTLVVTLEPCTMCAGAIVQSRVDRVVYGARDDKAGAAGSLWDVVRDRRLNHRPEVIEGVLAEECARILTGFFRDR; this is encoded by the coding sequence ATGCGGCTCGCCCTGGACGAGGCGGCACACGCGGTCCGGGGCGGAGACGTCCCCGTCGGCGCGCTGGTGCTGTCCCCGGACGGTACGACCGTGCTCGCGACCGGCCACAACGAACGCGAGGCCACCGGCGACCCGACGGCCCACGCCGAGGTGCTCGCCATCCGGCGGGCGGCGGCGAAATTGGGAGGTGCGGCGCGTAGCGTCTCCGGCAAGGGTGGCGGTGGGCGGCGGGCGGGAGAGTGGCGCCTGACGGGCTGCACGCTCGTCGTGACCCTCGAGCCCTGCACGATGTGCGCGGGCGCGATCGTCCAGTCCCGTGTGGACCGGGTCGTCTACGGCGCCCGGGACGACAAGGCGGGCGCGGCCGGCTCCCTCTGGGACGTCGTACGCGACCGACGGCTCAACCACCGGCCCGAGGTGATCGAGGGCGTACTCGCCGAGGAGTGCGCCCGGATCCTCACCGGCTTCTTCCGCGACCGCTGA
- a CDS encoding Dabb family protein yields MIRHLVLFKLNEGVERDDPRVTKGVEIFRALDGKIPEIRSWELGWNFSDRPIAYDFAINSAFEDRAALRTYAMHPEHQAGVSLWGEFATWVIADYEF; encoded by the coding sequence ATGATCCGTCATCTGGTCCTCTTCAAGCTCAACGAGGGCGTCGAACGCGACGACCCGCGCGTGACGAAGGGCGTGGAGATCTTCCGCGCACTCGACGGCAAGATCCCCGAGATCCGCTCCTGGGAGCTGGGCTGGAACTTCAGCGACCGGCCCATCGCGTACGACTTCGCGATCAACTCGGCGTTCGAGGACCGCGCGGCCCTGCGGACGTACGCCATGCACCCGGAGCATCAGGCGGGCGTCAGCCTGTGGGGCGAGTTCGCCACGTGGGTGATCGCCGACTATGAGTTCTGA
- a CDS encoding RNA polymerase sigma factor SigF — MTVSASTAPPQDEAPAQAETPATEPEAQDQPPAPEKRRGADTRALTQVLFGELKELEPGTPEHNRVRGALIEANLPLVRYAAARFRSRNEPMEDVVQVGTIGLINAIDRFDPDRGVQFPTFAMPTVVGEIKRYFRDNVRTVHVPRRLHELWVQVNSATEDLTTAFGRSPSTAEIAERLRITEEEVLSCIEAGRSYHATSLEAAQEGDGLPGLLDRLGYEDPALDGVEHRDLVRHLLVQLPEREQRILLLRYYSNLTQSQISAELGVSQMHVSRLLARSFQRLRSANRIDA; from the coding sequence TTGACCGTGTCGGCCAGTACTGCGCCGCCCCAGGACGAGGCTCCCGCTCAGGCCGAGACGCCGGCTACCGAACCCGAGGCCCAGGACCAGCCCCCCGCCCCCGAGAAGCGCCGCGGCGCCGACACCCGGGCGCTCACGCAGGTGCTCTTCGGCGAGCTCAAGGAGCTGGAGCCGGGCACTCCGGAGCACAACCGGGTGCGCGGGGCGCTCATCGAGGCCAACCTTCCGCTCGTGCGCTACGCGGCGGCCCGCTTCCGCTCCCGCAACGAGCCCATGGAGGACGTCGTCCAGGTCGGCACCATCGGGCTCATCAACGCCATCGACCGCTTCGACCCGGACCGGGGCGTGCAGTTCCCGACCTTCGCGATGCCGACGGTCGTCGGCGAGATCAAGCGGTACTTCCGCGACAACGTCCGCACGGTCCATGTCCCGCGCCGGCTGCACGAGCTGTGGGTGCAGGTCAACAGCGCGACCGAGGATCTGACGACGGCCTTCGGGCGCTCCCCGAGCACCGCCGAGATCGCCGAGCGGCTGCGCATCACGGAGGAGGAGGTGCTGTCCTGCATCGAGGCGGGACGGTCGTACCACGCCACCTCCCTGGAGGCGGCCCAGGAGGGCGACGGCCTGCCAGGACTCCTCGACCGGCTCGGCTACGAGGACCCGGCGCTGGACGGCGTCGAGCACCGCGACCTCGTCCGGCATCTGCTGGTCCAACTCCCCGAACGCGAACAGCGCATCCTGCTGCTGCGCTACTACAGCAATCTCACCCAGTCGCAAATCAGTGCGGAACTCGGCGTCTCCCAGATGCATGTTTCACGGCTACTCGCGCGTAGCTTCCAGCGGCTGCGCTCGGCGAACAGGATCGACGCTTAA
- a CDS encoding RNA polymerase sigma factor SigF, producing MSADKGSSKVLTLTKSEAAPEAHAALGPIDEVEILQTPPVPEVPASETIDTRTLSRSLFLRLAALDENSPERAYVRDTLIELNLPLVRYAAARFRSRNEPMEDIVQVGTIGLIKAIDRFDCERGVEFPTFAMPTVVGEIKRFFRDTSWSVRVPRRLQELRLALTKASDELSQKLDRSPTVTELAAVLGVSEEDVVDGLAVGNAYTASSLDSPAPEDDGGEGSLADRLGYEDTALEGVEYRESLKPLLAKLPPRERRIIMLRFFANMTQSQIGEEVGISQMHVSRLLTRTLAQLREGLISD from the coding sequence ATGTCCGCAGACAAGGGCAGCTCGAAGGTGCTCACGCTCACAAAGAGCGAGGCGGCGCCCGAGGCGCACGCCGCGCTCGGCCCCATCGACGAGGTGGAGATCCTTCAGACCCCGCCGGTCCCGGAGGTCCCCGCCTCGGAGACCATCGACACCCGCACCCTGTCCCGCTCCCTTTTCCTGCGGCTCGCCGCACTGGACGAGAACAGCCCCGAGCGCGCATACGTCCGGGACACGCTGATCGAGCTCAACCTCCCGCTCGTGCGGTACGCGGCGGCCCGCTTCCGCTCGCGCAACGAGCCGATGGAGGACATCGTCCAGGTCGGCACCATCGGCCTGATCAAGGCGATCGACCGCTTCGACTGCGAACGGGGCGTGGAGTTCCCGACGTTCGCGATGCCGACGGTCGTCGGCGAGATCAAGCGGTTCTTCCGTGACACGTCCTGGTCGGTCCGGGTGCCCAGGCGGCTGCAGGAGCTGCGGCTCGCCCTCACCAAGGCCAGCGACGAGCTGTCCCAGAAGCTGGACCGCTCCCCGACGGTCACCGAACTCGCCGCGGTCCTGGGCGTGTCCGAGGAGGACGTCGTCGACGGCCTCGCGGTCGGCAACGCCTACACGGCCTCCTCCCTCGACTCCCCGGCCCCCGAGGACGACGGCGGCGAGGGCTCCCTCGCGGACCGCCTCGGCTACGAGGACACCGCACTGGAGGGCGTCGAGTACCGCGAGTCCCTCAAGCCCCTGCTCGCCAAGCTGCCGCCCCGCGAGCGCCGGATCATCATGCTGCGCTTCTTCGCCAACATGACCCAGTCGCAGATCGGCGAGGAGGTCGGCATCTCCCAGATGCACGTCTCCCGGCTGCTGACCAGGACGCTGGCACAGCTGCGCGAGGGCCTCATCTCCGACTGA
- a CDS encoding MarR family winged helix-turn-helix transcriptional regulator codes for MAEQAQYEELVRQFSAFGAVKREMGRILPSECPSGSAAVLTLLGRHGAMRMSRLAELLAVDMSVTSRHVAHVAGRGWIERSPDPADKRSRILRLTPAGQALLDELSLRTTELLAHRLHDWSDDEVGQLTRLMARLRDSFGDCRTTSRPQAPPGPPALDETTRTPAST; via the coding sequence ATGGCCGAGCAGGCGCAGTACGAGGAGCTGGTGCGCCAGTTCAGTGCTTTCGGGGCCGTGAAGCGGGAGATGGGACGGATTCTGCCGTCCGAGTGTCCCAGCGGCTCCGCCGCCGTGCTGACGCTGCTCGGACGCCACGGCGCCATGCGCATGAGCAGGCTCGCCGAGCTGCTCGCCGTGGACATGTCGGTGACCAGCCGCCATGTCGCGCACGTCGCCGGGCGCGGCTGGATCGAGCGCTCCCCGGACCCGGCGGACAAGCGCTCCCGCATCCTGCGCCTCACCCCCGCCGGCCAGGCACTGCTCGACGAGCTGTCCTTGCGGACCACCGAGCTGCTCGCCCACCGCCTGCACGACTGGTCCGACGACGAGGTCGGCCAGCTCACCCGGCTGATGGCCCGGCTCAGGGACAGCTTCGGCGACTGCCGGACCACGTCCCGGCCGCAGGCCCCGCCCGGCCCTCCCGCACTCGACGAGACCACCCGTACACCCGCAAGCACATAA
- a CDS encoding MFS transporter, giving the protein MATTTPAGVRAHAKHGGGSQGSADGAPMTHRQIMEALTGLLLGMFVAILSSTIVSNALPDIIKDLGGGQSAYTWVVTASLLAMTASTPLWGKLADLFSKKLLIQLALVIFVVGSAAAGLSQNPAMLISFRAVQGIGMGGLSSLAQIILAAMISPRERGRYNGYLGATFATAMVGGPLIGGVITDADWLGWRWCFYVGVPFAVIALIVLQRTLHLPVVKRRVKVDWAGAFFITAAVCLLLVWVTFAGDKYDWVSWQTYAMVGGTLALIALFMLIETKATEPIIPLRLFRNRTITLTSLASLFVGVAMFAGTIFFSQYFQLARDKSPTMSGVMTIPMIAGLFVSSTVSGRVITRTGRWKAWLLVGGVLVTAGLGLLGTIRYDTEYWHVAIFMAMLGLGVGMMMQNLVLATQNQVDPSDLGVASSVVTFFRSLGGAVGVSALGAVLSHRITHYVEKGAAALDPQSAAALAGSSSTGSIPDMDLLPAPIRTLMESSYGHGIADVFLYAAPVALLALLFSLFIKEVPLKTKGAMAQAAESEDAVPAETAAPAYEKVPSWAVAAHTEAGPEGTQRLAAVATVAPVQEGSGGIPVRGHVRGAESAPVPQAAVTLISLAGRQLGRSVAQGDGSYAVDAPGAGSYVLIASADGFQPQASTIVVNGEPVSYDILLSGTSGLNGVVRAAATALPVKDAMVIVTDVRGDLLATGTTGEQGEFVFGELVPGAVTVAVNAAGFRPRALPVEVGGTGVTRIEVDLDAGAQLQGVVRAPHGPLADARVTLVDAAGNVVGTATTGPDGAYAFTDLDSGEYTVIATGYPPVATALTVSGRGADAHDIELAHPGE; this is encoded by the coding sequence ATGGCAACGACCACACCAGCCGGTGTGCGGGCTCACGCCAAGCACGGGGGAGGCTCCCAAGGCTCCGCCGACGGCGCTCCGATGACGCACCGGCAGATCATGGAGGCCCTGACGGGCCTGCTGCTCGGCATGTTCGTCGCGATCCTGTCGTCGACGATCGTCTCCAACGCCCTGCCCGACATCATCAAGGACCTCGGTGGCGGCCAGAGCGCCTACACCTGGGTCGTGACCGCGTCGCTGCTGGCGATGACCGCGTCCACCCCGCTGTGGGGCAAGCTCGCCGACCTGTTCTCCAAGAAGCTGCTGATCCAGCTGGCGCTGGTGATCTTCGTGGTGGGCTCGGCGGCGGCCGGTCTGTCGCAGAACCCGGCGATGCTGATCTCCTTCCGCGCCGTCCAGGGCATCGGCATGGGCGGACTGTCGTCGCTGGCGCAGATCATCCTGGCGGCGATGATCTCCCCGCGTGAGCGCGGCCGCTACAACGGCTACCTCGGCGCCACGTTCGCGACCGCGATGGTCGGTGGCCCGCTGATCGGCGGTGTCATCACCGACGCCGACTGGCTGGGCTGGCGCTGGTGCTTCTACGTCGGCGTGCCCTTCGCCGTGATAGCCCTGATCGTGCTGCAGCGGACCCTGCACCTGCCGGTCGTCAAGCGGCGGGTCAAGGTCGACTGGGCCGGCGCCTTCTTCATCACGGCCGCCGTCTGTCTGCTGCTGGTCTGGGTCACCTTCGCCGGTGACAAGTACGACTGGGTGTCCTGGCAGACGTACGCGATGGTGGGCGGCACGCTGGCGCTGATCGCGCTCTTCATGCTGATCGAGACGAAGGCGACCGAGCCGATCATCCCGCTGCGGCTGTTCCGCAACCGCACGATCACGCTGACCTCGCTCGCCTCGCTGTTCGTCGGTGTCGCGATGTTCGCCGGCACGATCTTCTTCAGCCAGTACTTCCAGCTGGCCCGGGACAAGTCGCCGACCATGTCCGGCGTCATGACCATCCCGATGATCGCCGGGCTGTTCGTCTCCTCCACCGTCTCCGGCCGGGTCATCACCCGCACCGGGCGCTGGAAGGCGTGGCTGCTGGTCGGTGGTGTGCTGGTGACGGCGGGCCTGGGACTGCTCGGCACGATCCGGTACGACACCGAGTACTGGCACGTGGCGATCTTCATGGCCATGCTGGGCCTCGGCGTCGGCATGATGATGCAGAACCTGGTGCTGGCCACGCAGAACCAGGTGGACCCGAGCGATCTGGGCGTCGCCAGCTCGGTGGTGACCTTCTTCCGCTCCCTCGGCGGTGCGGTGGGTGTCTCCGCCCTCGGCGCGGTCCTCAGCCACCGGATCACGCACTACGTCGAGAAGGGCGCCGCCGCCCTCGACCCGCAGTCCGCCGCCGCGCTCGCCGGTTCCTCCTCCACCGGCAGCATCCCGGACATGGACCTGCTGCCCGCCCCGATCCGCACGCTCATGGAGAGCTCCTACGGCCACGGCATCGCGGACGTGTTCCTCTACGCCGCACCGGTCGCGCTGCTGGCCCTGCTGTTCTCGCTGTTCATCAAGGAGGTTCCGCTGAAGACGAAGGGCGCGATGGCGCAGGCGGCCGAGTCCGAGGATGCCGTTCCGGCCGAGACGGCCGCACCGGCCTACGAGAAGGTACCGAGCTGGGCCGTCGCCGCTCACACCGAGGCCGGTCCCGAGGGCACGCAGAGGCTCGCGGCCGTCGCGACGGTGGCACCTGTGCAGGAGGGTTCCGGCGGCATCCCGGTCCGCGGCCATGTCCGCGGCGCCGAGAGCGCGCCCGTCCCGCAGGCCGCCGTCACGCTGATCTCCCTCGCCGGGCGCCAGCTGGGCCGCTCGGTCGCGCAGGGAGACGGCTCCTACGCGGTGGACGCGCCGGGCGCGGGCTCGTACGTCCTGATCGCCTCCGCCGACGGGTTCCAGCCGCAGGCGTCCACGATCGTGGTGAACGGTGAGCCGGTGTCGTACGACATCCTGCTCAGCGGCACCAGCGGCCTGAACGGTGTCGTGCGGGCTGCGGCGACCGCCCTTCCCGTCAAGGACGCGATGGTGATCGTCACCGATGTGCGCGGGGATCTGCTGGCCACCGGGACCACCGGTGAGCAGGGCGAGTTCGTCTTCGGAGAGCTGGTGCCGGGTGCCGTGACCGTCGCGGTGAACGCCGCCGGGTTCCGGCCGCGGGCCCTGCCCGTCGAGGTGGGCGGCACCGGGGTCACCCGGATCGAGGTCGACCTGGACGCGGGCGCCCAGCTCCAGGGTGTCGTACGGGCTCCGCACGGTCCGCTGGCCGACGCCCGGGTGACGCTGGTCGACGCGGCGGGCAACGTGGTCGGCACGGCCACGACCGGCCCGGACGGGGCGTACGCCTTCACCGACCTCGACAGTGGCGAGTACACCGTCATCGCGACGGGCTACCCGCCGGTCGCGACGGCGCTGACCGTCTCCGGTCGTGGAGCCGACGCCCACGACATCGAACTCGCCCACCCGGGCGAGTAG
- a CDS encoding YceI family protein: MGLTAKIRTRDGWAVSHAVVTVTDMTGAQVVRAEADGEGAVRDATALAPGAYTVIVTAVGYAPAAASAIVTASGRADVGTVTLARQGGTELPPPGPWTIDPAHSSVGAVAQHLGISSVHGRFTEFAALIEVAPDDVTKSRVEAVIRAASIDTGNAMRDGHLKSADFLDVATYPEITYRSTGLTAAGPDRWTVHGELGLHGVVRPVDLDLAYLGTGADPWGGTRAAFRATTRLQREDFAMYYNEVVQAGIAAIGTTLKVELDIQAVQGESLPQV, encoded by the coding sequence ATGGGACTGACCGCGAAGATCCGTACGCGGGACGGATGGGCCGTGTCGCACGCGGTCGTCACGGTGACCGACATGACCGGTGCGCAGGTGGTGCGTGCCGAGGCGGACGGCGAGGGGGCCGTACGGGATGCGACCGCGCTGGCTCCCGGTGCGTACACCGTCATCGTCACGGCCGTCGGCTACGCGCCCGCCGCCGCGAGCGCGATCGTCACCGCGAGCGGCCGGGCCGACGTGGGCACGGTCACGCTGGCGCGGCAGGGCGGCACCGAGCTGCCGCCGCCCGGGCCGTGGACCATCGACCCGGCGCACTCCAGCGTCGGCGCCGTCGCCCAGCATCTGGGGATCTCCAGCGTGCACGGCCGGTTCACCGAGTTCGCGGCCCTGATCGAGGTCGCGCCCGACGACGTCACCAAGTCCCGGGTGGAGGCGGTGATCCGGGCCGCGTCCATCGACACGGGGAACGCGATGCGGGACGGCCATCTGAAGTCCGCCGACTTCCTGGACGTGGCGACGTACCCCGAGATCACCTACCGCTCGACGGGCCTGACGGCGGCGGGTCCGGACCGCTGGACGGTCCACGGCGAGCTGGGCCTGCACGGCGTCGTACGCCCCGTCGACCTCGACCTCGCCTACCTCGGCACCGGCGCGGACCCCTGGGGCGGCACCCGCGCCGCCTTCCGGGCCACGACCCGACTGCAGCGCGAGGACTTCGCCATGTACTACAACGAGGTGGTCCAGGCAGGCATCGCCGCGATCGGCACGACACTGAAGGTGGAGCTGGACATCCAGGCGGTACAGGGCGAATCACTGCCGCAGGTGTAG
- a CDS encoding PPOX class F420-dependent oxidoreductase — protein sequence MAPNIATNTAVSLEDLLEFVRPRHRAILLTRRADGSPQASPLTCGVDDSGRIVVSTYPERAKTRNAKRDERVSLLVLSDDWNGPWVQIDGTAEVIDSPDSVEPLVEYYRNIAGEHFDWDEYRAAMVKQGKSIIRVTPRRWGPVATGGFPARLVSEE from the coding sequence ATGGCACCGAACATCGCGACCAACACCGCCGTATCACTCGAAGACCTCCTCGAGTTCGTACGACCCCGCCACCGCGCCATCCTGCTGACCCGCCGAGCCGACGGCAGTCCCCAGGCTTCGCCGCTGACCTGCGGTGTCGACGACTCGGGCCGGATCGTCGTGTCGACCTACCCCGAGCGGGCCAAGACCCGTAACGCCAAGCGGGATGAGCGGGTCAGCCTCCTCGTCCTGTCCGACGACTGGAACGGACCCTGGGTCCAGATCGACGGCACCGCCGAAGTGATCGACTCCCCCGACTCCGTCGAACCGCTCGTCGAGTACTACCGCAACATCGCCGGCGAGCACTTCGACTGGGACGAGTACCGGGCGGCCATGGTCAAGCAGGGCAAGTCGATCATCCGGGTCACACCGCGGCGGTGGGGGCCGGTGGCGACGGGCGGGTTCCCGGCGCGGCTGGTCAGCGAGGAGTAG
- a CDS encoding VOC family protein, producing the protein MAARITLTLDCADARLLAEFWKTALGYVDEPPPAPFTTREEWFASFDLPEDESADDSAWLCDPDGVGPHLSLLKVPEPKTAKNRLHMDIRVPGHGSPEERWARIRAEAERLVKAGGSVQEGFEGHHIVMADPEGNEFCVAATSERAVSSTPR; encoded by the coding sequence ATGGCAGCCCGAATCACCCTGACGCTCGACTGCGCGGACGCGCGGCTCCTCGCCGAGTTCTGGAAGACGGCGCTGGGCTATGTCGACGAGCCGCCGCCCGCTCCCTTCACCACCCGCGAGGAGTGGTTCGCGAGCTTCGACCTCCCGGAGGACGAGTCCGCGGACGACAGCGCGTGGCTCTGCGATCCGGACGGTGTCGGCCCCCACCTCTCCCTCCTCAAGGTTCCCGAGCCGAAGACGGCCAAGAACCGACTGCACATGGACATCCGGGTACCGGGACACGGCAGCCCCGAGGAGCGCTGGGCCCGGATCAGAGCCGAGGCCGAGCGGCTGGTGAAGGCGGGCGGGAGCGTGCAGGAGGGGTTCGAGGGTCACCACATAGTTATGGCCGACCCGGAGGGCAACGAGTTCTGCGTCGCCGCGACCTCCGAGCGAGCCGTGAGTTCTACTCCTCGCTGA
- a CDS encoding TetR/AcrR family transcriptional regulator, protein MAKSAQRSARTSVWLEGKARRGGGQPSGLDRDRITEVTVRLLDAEGLGKFSMRRLAGELNVTAMSVYWYVDTKDDLLELALDTAFGELRLPDADAEGEDWRDQLRTLAREYRGLLVRHPWLSPLAGTFLNIGPNSLAFSRVIQRVIRRTGLPAQGLTGAISAVFQFVYGYGTIEGHFIARCADAGMTQDDYFRHAMSAVTQAPEAAEVIQESADIMAARGGDTVEEMRERDFEFALELLIAGIEAMVKAADRI, encoded by the coding sequence ATGGCTAAGTCGGCCCAGCGTTCGGCGCGGACGAGTGTGTGGCTGGAGGGGAAAGCGCGCCGTGGCGGCGGGCAGCCCTCTGGGCTCGATCGCGACCGGATCACCGAGGTCACTGTGCGGCTGCTGGATGCCGAAGGGCTGGGCAAGTTCTCCATGCGGCGGCTGGCCGGGGAGCTGAATGTCACGGCGATGTCGGTGTACTGGTACGTCGACACCAAGGACGACCTGCTCGAACTCGCCCTGGACACGGCCTTCGGTGAGTTGCGGCTGCCCGATGCGGATGCCGAGGGCGAGGACTGGCGGGATCAGCTGCGGACGTTGGCCCGGGAGTACCGGGGGCTGCTGGTGCGGCATCCGTGGCTGTCGCCGCTCGCCGGGACGTTCCTCAACATCGGCCCGAACTCGCTGGCGTTCTCCCGGGTCATCCAGCGTGTCATCCGCAGGACCGGGCTGCCCGCGCAGGGACTCACCGGCGCCATCTCGGCCGTCTTCCAGTTCGTGTACGGCTACGGCACGATCGAGGGCCACTTCATCGCCCGTTGTGCGGACGCCGGCATGACCCAGGACGACTACTTCCGGCATGCGATGAGCGCGGTCACCCAGGCCCCGGAGGCCGCCGAGGTCATCCAGGAGTCCGCCGACATCATGGCGGCCCGCGGCGGCGACACCGTGGAGGAGATGCGGGAGCGGGACTTCGAGTTCGCGCTGGAGCTGCTGATCGCGGGGATCGAGGCGATGGTGAAGGCGGCGGACAGGATCTAG
- a CDS encoding MFS transporter, with translation MTTSPQGHPQRWLILGVICLAQLTVLLDNTVLNVAIPSLTTELGAATSDIQWMINAYSLVQSGLLLTAGSAADRYGRKKMLIAGLALFGIGSLAAGLADSTGQLIAARAGMGVGGALLLTTTLAVAMQIFAPEEHPKAIGIWSAVNALGFAVGPLLGGFMLNHFWWGAIFLINLPVAALGLVAVIALVPESKNPRGDRPDLLGALLSTIGMSSLVFAIISGPEHGWTSGRVLGAGALAVVVLAVFAYWESKIPYPMLDMHFFRDRRFTGAVAGAVLITFGMGGALFLLTQHLQFVLGYDALEAGLRTAPLALSVVALNFSGLSAKWTAKLGTPVSILLGMVLMSAGLVSIATLASGGYAGTLLGLLLIGAGCAVANPAMAHAIMSAIPREKAGVGAGINGTLAEFGNGLGVAVLGAVLNSRFAALIPVAAASLPAALASAGSVEEKERITDAFSSGLETSQLVGALAVLLGGVVAAALLRRAERADSEVVVAH, from the coding sequence ATGACCACGTCCCCTCAGGGCCATCCCCAGCGCTGGCTGATCCTCGGCGTCATCTGTCTCGCCCAGCTCACCGTGCTGCTCGACAACACCGTGCTGAACGTGGCGATCCCCTCGCTCACCACGGAGCTGGGCGCCGCCACCTCCGACATCCAGTGGATGATCAACGCGTACTCGCTCGTCCAGTCGGGCCTGCTGCTCACCGCGGGCAGCGCGGCCGACCGCTACGGCCGTAAGAAGATGCTGATCGCGGGCCTGGCCCTGTTCGGCATCGGCTCGCTGGCGGCCGGACTCGCCGATTCCACCGGGCAGTTGATCGCGGCGCGGGCCGGCATGGGCGTGGGCGGTGCGCTGCTGCTGACCACGACGCTCGCCGTGGCCATGCAGATCTTCGCGCCGGAGGAGCACCCCAAGGCGATCGGCATCTGGAGCGCCGTCAACGCGCTCGGCTTCGCGGTGGGACCGCTGCTGGGCGGGTTCATGCTGAACCACTTCTGGTGGGGCGCGATCTTCCTGATCAACCTGCCGGTCGCCGCGCTGGGCCTCGTCGCTGTGATCGCTCTCGTCCCCGAGTCCAAGAACCCGCGCGGCGACCGGCCCGACCTGCTGGGTGCGCTGCTGTCCACGATCGGTATGTCCTCGCTGGTGTTCGCGATCATCTCCGGGCCCGAGCACGGGTGGACGTCCGGGCGGGTGCTGGGCGCGGGTGCGCTGGCGGTGGTGGTGCTGGCGGTGTTCGCGTACTGGGAGAGCAAGATCCCGTATCCGATGCTCGACATGCACTTCTTCCGGGACCGGCGGTTCACGGGTGCGGTCGCGGGGGCGGTGCTGATCACCTTCGGGATGGGCGGGGCGCTGTTCCTGCTGACGCAGCATCTGCAGTTCGTGCTGGGTTACGACGCGCTGGAGGCGGGGCTGCGTACGGCGCCGCTCGCGCTGTCGGTGGTGGCGCTGAACTTCTCGGGGCTGTCGGCGAAGTGGACGGCGAAGCTGGGGACGCCGGTGTCCATCCTGCTGGGGATGGTGCTGATGTCGGCGGGACTGGTGTCCATCGCCACGTTGGCCTCCGGCGGTTATGCCGGGACGCTGCTCGGGTTGCTGCTGATCGGGGCGGGGTGTGCTGTGGCCAACCCCGCGATGGCGCACGCCATCATGAGTGCGATTCCTCGGGAGAAGGCGGGAGTTGGTGCGGGGATCAACGGCACGCTCGCGGAGTTCGGGAACGGGCTCGGGGTGGCGGTGCTCGGGGCGGTGCTCAACTCGCGCTTTGCTGCGTTGATTCCGGTGGCGGCGGCTTCGTTGCCTGCGGCGTTGGCTTCGGCGGGGTCTGTGGAGGAGAAGGAGCGTATTACTGACGCCTTTTCCTCTGGGCTGGAGACGAGTCAGCTGGTGGGGGCGTTGGCTGTGTTGCTGGGTGGGGTGGTCGCGGCGGCGTTGCTGCGACGTGCGGAAAGGGCAGACTCGGAGGTGGTGGTCGCCCATTAG